The Arthrobacter russicus genome has a segment encoding these proteins:
- the htpX gene encoding zinc metalloprotease HtpX: MHRHYNGLKTAALFGVLWAVLLGIGALIASSTRSPAPLVIFALIGVGTTAYGYWNSDKIAIRSMQAYPVTEQQAPQIYQIVRELSAKANQPMPKIYLSPTQSPNAFATGRNPQNAAVCCTEGILRILDLRELRGVLGHELMHVYNRDILTSSMAAAIAGVITSVAQMMLFFGGGDRRNANPIAMIAMALLAPLAASLIQLAISRTREYDADEDGSKLTDDPLALASALRKLQSGIQQAPLPQDQNLVNTSHLMIANPFRGGGLKSLFATHPPMDQRIARLEKMAGRPLN, translated from the coding sequence TTGCACCGGCATTACAACGGATTGAAAACCGCCGCGCTCTTCGGGGTGCTCTGGGCGGTGCTGCTGGGCATCGGCGCCTTGATCGCCAGCAGCACCCGCAGTCCTGCGCCGCTGGTGATTTTCGCCTTGATCGGTGTGGGCACCACGGCCTATGGCTATTGGAACAGCGACAAGATCGCGATCCGGTCGATGCAGGCCTACCCGGTCACGGAACAGCAGGCACCGCAGATCTACCAGATCGTCCGCGAGCTTTCGGCCAAGGCGAATCAACCGATGCCGAAGATCTACCTTTCGCCGACGCAGTCGCCCAATGCCTTCGCCACCGGCCGGAATCCGCAGAACGCAGCAGTCTGCTGCACTGAAGGAATCCTGCGGATCCTGGATCTGCGGGAATTGCGCGGGGTGCTCGGGCACGAGTTGATGCATGTCTACAACCGCGACATCCTGACCTCCTCGATGGCAGCGGCAATCGCCGGAGTGATCACTTCGGTAGCCCAGATGATGCTCTTCTTCGGTGGTGGCGACCGGCGTAACGCGAATCCGATCGCGATGATCGCGATGGCCTTGTTGGCACCCTTGGCGGCCTCCTTGATCCAGTTGGCGATCAGCCGGACCAGGGAGTACGACGCCGACGAAGACGGCTCGAAGCTCACCGACGACCCGCTGGCCCTGGCCTCCGCGCTGCGCAAATTGCAGTCCGGGATCCAGCAAGCGCCCCTGCCGCAGGACCAGAATCTGGTCAATACCTCGCACCTGATGATTGCCAACCCGTTCCGCGGCGGCGGATTGAAGAGCCTGTTCGCCACGCATCCGCCGATGGACCAGCGGATTGCCCGGCTCGAAAAAATGGCCGGACGCCCGCTCAACTGA
- a CDS encoding YajQ family cyclic di-GMP-binding protein produces the protein MAGDSTFDVVSKVDKQEVANALNQAQKEIAQRYDFKGVGAEIDFSGENILLKANSEERVMAVLDVFESKLIKRGISLKSLDAGEPFASGKEYRLEASIKEGIAQDIAKKITKLIRDEGPKSVKAQIQGDELRVSSKSRDDLQATMTLLKGFEEADLQFVNLR, from the coding sequence ATGGCCGGCGATTCGACATTCGACGTAGTCAGCAAAGTCGACAAACAGGAAGTTGCCAATGCGCTGAATCAGGCGCAGAAGGAAATCGCGCAGCGTTACGACTTCAAGGGTGTGGGCGCGGAAATCGACTTCAGCGGTGAAAACATCCTGCTCAAGGCGAACTCGGAAGAACGCGTGATGGCGGTTCTGGACGTTTTCGAGTCCAAACTGATCAAGCGCGGAATTTCGCTCAAATCACTGGACGCCGGTGAGCCTTTCGCCTCGGGCAAGGAGTACCGCTTGGAAGCGTCGATCAAAGAAGGCATCGCGCAGGACATCGCCAAGAAGATCACCAAGTTGATCCGCGACGAAGGCCCCAAGAGCGTCAAGGCGCAGATCCAAGGCGATGAGCTGCGGGTCAGCTCCAAGTCTCGTGACGATCTGCAAGCCACCATGACCTTGCTCAAAGGCTTCGAAGAGGCCGACCTGCAGTTCGTCAACCTGCGCTAG
- a CDS encoding NlpC/P60 family protein: MLSGSTGGRDPGFLLHSAGRRQTRPVDSVGCLHPGRQLRPVGCRQLGQPARQNAQDLIAKPGYLGFFGTARNTHHVGIYLGNDKMANAPYTGANARTDPVSSHSDLVGYYTLGS, from the coding sequence GTGCTGAGCGGCTCCACCGGGGGGCGGGATCCTGGCTTCCTTCTTCATTCTGCTGGTCGGCGACAAACTCGGCCGGTCGATTCCGTTGGTTGTCTTCATCCTGGCCGACAGCTCCGACCTGTTGGGTGCCGGCAACTCGGACAACCAGCTCGCCAAAATGCACAAGACCTCATCGCCAAGCCCGGGTATTTGGGGTTCTTCGGCACCGCGCGCAACACCCACCACGTGGGCATCTACTTGGGCAACGACAAGATGGCCAATGCCCCGTACACCGGGGCGAATGCGCGCACTGACCCGGTCAGCTCGCACTCGGATCTGGTGGGGTATTACACGCTGGGCAGCTAG